One region of Candidatus Desulfatibia profunda genomic DNA includes:
- a CDS encoding LysR family transcriptional regulator, producing MEIRQLRTFQTVARLLSFNRAAEHLHYAQSSISAQIQSLEEELGVQLFDRLGRGILLTEAGKRLLQYAEKILDLADQTRSEVAGARELTGSLTIKMPETLGVHRLPPVIKAFRARFPKVRLSFTSCTHEGLQKDLRKGITDLAFLLAESIQAADLAAEVLGIETLVLVAHPDHRLAAQPVVHARDLKGETILFSKVDCSYRRSLESILDTENIRYDAALEFNSVAAIKQCVMTGVGITVLPEITVAEDISKGRLAALSWAEGTLEVAILMIWYRDRWLSPTLSAFMEIVREVFNET from the coding sequence ATGGAAATTCGACAGCTCAGGACATTCCAGACAGTTGCCCGGCTTCTCAGCTTTAACCGGGCTGCTGAACACCTCCACTACGCCCAGTCCAGCATATCCGCGCAAATTCAGTCCCTGGAAGAAGAACTGGGTGTGCAGCTTTTTGATCGTTTGGGCAGGGGCATATTACTGACCGAAGCCGGAAAACGACTGTTACAATATGCCGAAAAGATACTTGATTTGGCAGATCAAACCCGATCCGAAGTGGCCGGCGCCAGAGAGTTGACCGGTTCCTTGACAATTAAGATGCCGGAAACACTCGGTGTTCACCGTTTACCGCCGGTTATCAAAGCGTTTAGGGCTCGTTTTCCAAAGGTTCGCTTGAGTTTCACCTCCTGTACGCATGAAGGCCTTCAGAAAGACCTTCGCAAAGGCATCACCGATCTGGCGTTTCTGCTGGCCGAATCGATTCAGGCTGCCGATCTTGCAGCAGAAGTCCTGGGGATCGAGACGTTGGTGCTGGTAGCCCATCCCGACCACCGTTTGGCGGCACAACCGGTGGTTCACGCCCGAGACCTGAAGGGCGAAACGATTCTTTTTTCAAAGGTGGATTGCAGTTACCGCCGGAGTTTGGAGTCGATTCTGGACACAGAAAACATTCGATACGACGCGGCCCTCGAATTCAACAGCGTGGCGGCGATCAAACAGTGTGTCATGACGGGTGTAGGGATTACCGTCCTGCCTGAAATTACCGTAGCAGAAGATATTTCTAAAGGACGCCTGGCGGCTTTATCATGGGCCGAGGGAACACTGGAGGTTGCCATACTGATGATATGGTACCGGGACCGGTGGCTTTCTCCCACGTTAAGTGCCTTTATGGAAATTGTAAGAGAAGTGTTCAATGAAACCTGA
- a CDS encoding carboxymuconolactone decarboxylase family protein, whose protein sequence is MIPENLKKSFIDFHRAMIANGVLDPKTTFMIELGAAMAVGCYPCMEMLTGAAKEKGVTEEELGTIQAIVMAVSAGSVFNQYREVCRRLEQDN, encoded by the coding sequence ATGATACCTGAGAACCTGAAGAAGAGTTTTATCGATTTTCACAGGGCAATGATTGCCAACGGAGTGTTGGATCCAAAAACAACATTTATGATCGAGCTGGGTGCTGCCATGGCCGTGGGTTGCTACCCGTGTATGGAAATGCTTACCGGCGCGGCCAAGGAGAAAGGTGTCACCGAGGAAGAACTCGGAACGATTCAAGCGATAGTCATGGCCGTTTCCGCCGGCAGCGTATTCAATCAATATCGAGAGGTTTGTAGAAGACTTGAACAGGATAATTGA